One window from the genome of Haloprofundus halobius encodes:
- a CDS encoding DUF1611 domain-containing protein, with protein sequence MTATGTESRRIVVLAHEKFPDRAKTATGVMRYGNDETVAVLDRDRAGTRVRDHRADLPDAPVVASFEDVSNPETVDALLVGIAPIGGGFDETWRPDVRAAIEAGCDVVAGLHYFLEDDEEFAALAADHGVELVDVRKPDPNLSVAKGVADQVSAEIVLTVGTDCSVGKMTATLELVEAAREAGIDAAFVPTGQTGIMISGWGHPVDRVVSDFTAGAVEEMILEIGDDHEMLFVEGQGSIVHPAYSAVTCGILHGSMADKLVLCHVAGREVIHGYEEFSIPPLSEYVDLYESLGSAVHETEVVAGALNTSSLPDDEAEAAVEAYADELGVPANDPIRFGCDDVLEALR encoded by the coding sequence ATGACCGCCACCGGGACCGAAAGCCGCCGCATCGTCGTTCTCGCACACGAGAAGTTCCCCGACCGCGCGAAGACCGCGACCGGCGTGATGCGCTACGGAAACGACGAAACCGTCGCTGTCCTCGACCGCGACCGCGCCGGCACGCGCGTCCGCGACCACCGCGCCGACCTCCCAGACGCCCCCGTCGTCGCCTCGTTCGAGGACGTGTCGAACCCCGAAACGGTCGACGCGCTGCTCGTCGGTATCGCGCCCATCGGCGGCGGCTTCGACGAGACGTGGCGACCCGACGTCCGGGCGGCCATCGAGGCCGGGTGCGACGTCGTCGCCGGCCTCCACTACTTCCTCGAAGACGACGAGGAGTTCGCCGCGCTGGCGGCCGACCACGGCGTCGAACTCGTCGACGTGCGCAAACCCGACCCGAACCTCTCCGTCGCGAAGGGTGTCGCCGACCAAGTTTCTGCGGAGATAGTGCTCACCGTCGGCACGGACTGCTCCGTCGGGAAGATGACGGCGACGCTCGAACTCGTCGAGGCCGCTCGCGAGGCGGGTATCGACGCGGCGTTCGTCCCAACCGGGCAGACGGGAATCATGATCTCGGGGTGGGGCCACCCCGTCGACCGCGTCGTGAGCGACTTCACCGCGGGAGCCGTCGAGGAGATGATTCTCGAGATCGGCGACGACCACGAGATGCTGTTCGTCGAAGGCCAGGGCAGCATCGTCCACCCCGCCTACTCGGCGGTCACCTGCGGCATCCTCCACGGGTCGATGGCCGACAAACTCGTGCTCTGTCACGTCGCCGGCCGCGAGGTGATTCACGGGTACGAGGAGTTCTCCATCCCCCCGCTGTCGGAGTACGTCGACCTCTACGAGTCGCTCGGGTCGGCGGTCCACGAGACCGAGGTCGTCGCCGGCGCGCTCAACACCTCGTCGCTCCCGGACGACGAGGCCGAAGCCGCCGTCGAGGCGTACGCTGACGAACTCGGCGTTCCCGCGAACGACCCGATTCGGTTCGGGTGCGACGACGTGCTGGAGGCGCTTCGGTGA
- a CDS encoding dipeptide epimerase — translation MILTAEFERVELTLEHPFTISRSTQETAENVVVKITDGGGMTGVGAAAPSRHYGETAGTVEAVLPDLLDVVERVGDPHAFDRIERRMRERVERNPAARCAVSIALHDLAAKRLGVPLYRMWGLNADDCPTSSFTIGLDTTERVREKTEEAVDAGYEVLKIKLGTDRDEELVEAVRDAAPEATLRVDANEAWTPREAVRKSEMLADHDVEFVEQPVPASDPEGLSFVYERSALPVAADESCVTLADVPRIADRADIANIKLMKCGGLREATRMIHTAKAHGLEVMLGCMVETNAAIAAACHLAPLLDYADLDGSLLLESDPYAGVDLSEGTIRLGESGHTGTGARLSE, via the coding sequence GTGATTCTCACCGCGGAGTTCGAGCGAGTCGAACTCACGCTAGAACACCCCTTTACCATCTCCCGTAGCACGCAGGAGACAGCCGAGAACGTCGTCGTGAAAATCACCGACGGCGGCGGGATGACCGGCGTCGGCGCGGCCGCGCCGTCGCGGCACTACGGCGAGACGGCCGGCACCGTCGAGGCGGTGTTGCCGGACCTGCTCGACGTGGTAGAACGCGTCGGTGACCCCCACGCCTTCGACCGCATCGAGCGTCGGATGCGCGAACGTGTCGAACGCAACCCGGCCGCCCGCTGCGCGGTCAGTATCGCCTTACACGACCTCGCGGCCAAACGACTCGGCGTCCCGCTCTACCGGATGTGGGGCCTCAACGCCGACGACTGCCCGACTTCCTCTTTTACGATTGGTCTCGACACGACCGAACGCGTCCGCGAGAAGACCGAGGAGGCCGTCGACGCGGGATACGAGGTGCTGAAGATAAAGCTCGGCACCGACCGCGACGAGGAACTCGTCGAAGCGGTCCGCGACGCCGCTCCCGAGGCGACGCTCCGTGTCGACGCCAACGAGGCGTGGACGCCTCGCGAGGCTGTCCGGAAAAGCGAGATGCTGGCGGACCACGACGTGGAGTTCGTCGAACAACCTGTCCCGGCGTCGGACCCCGAGGGGCTCAGCTTCGTCTACGAGCGTAGTGCGCTCCCCGTCGCCGCCGACGAGTCCTGCGTCACGCTCGCCGACGTGCCGCGCATCGCCGACCGGGCGGATATCGCGAACATCAAACTGATGAAATGCGGTGGGCTGCGCGAGGCGACGCGGATGATTCACACGGCGAAGGCGCACGGACTGGAGGTGATGCTCGGCTGTATGGTCGAGACGAACGCCGCCATCGCCGCCGCCTGTCACCTCGCGCCGCTTCTCGACTACGCGGACCTCGACGGCTCGCTGCTGCTCGAATCGGACCCCTACGCGGGCGTTGACCTCTCGGAGGGAACGATTCGCCTCGGCGAGTCCGGCCATACCGGCACCGGCGCGCGACTCTCCGAGTAA